One Heptranchias perlo isolate sHepPer1 chromosome 2, sHepPer1.hap1, whole genome shotgun sequence DNA segment encodes these proteins:
- the LOC137342359 gene encoding caveolae-associated protein 4-like, which produces MAEEQVYSDSSNLAFDIATAATGEGEATPLNPLTVLTLLEKVAGIVDSVNETQRKMEQQQLEIENTVKEIQIDVAKLNKAHLTTDTTVTKLLEKTQKINANVKDVRQRLDKTNAQVKKVEGNHRELLKRNKFRVVIFQEENEMPSSVIYKKLPNEGNVAAAEDEHTATAAMPPPDLSSDEEFVYDEETAATRLKKSGMKRVDSIRKAFTKENLQKTRQNFGKRMNRLSTTIVPLDRREKIRISGERIKKSIVDSKPFHMNIKKKNERSGAEGQEVAVKGVGESSKGEVMGTEVATEVDAPGAAEVGEDNPDSLPAMVTNVANTETVVVTMETKSEEAVPAVAEVKQSPEFS; this is translated from the exons ATGGCTGAGGAACAAGTATATTCAGATTCTAGCAACCTTGCTTTTGACATAGCCACCGCTGCTACAGGTGAAGGGGAGGCCACTCCACTTAACCCATTAACAGTTTTAACTCTCCTGGAGAAAGTGGCCGGGATTGTTGACAGTGTTAATGAAACTCAGCGGAAAATGGAGCAACAGCAACTGGAAATAGAAAACACTGTTAAAGAGATACAAATCGATGTTGCAAAGCTTAATAAGGCTCACTTGACTACAGATACCACAGTCACAAAGTTGCTAGAGAAAACCCAAAAGATCAACGCTAATGTTAAAGATGTGAGACAGCGACTGGATAAAACGAACGCTCAGGTCAAAAAGGTTGAAGGAAACCACCGGGAGCTGCTCAAAAGGAACAAATTCCGTGTGGTCATATTCCAG GAAGAAAATGAAATGCCTTCCTCCGTAATCTATAAAAAACTTCCTAATGAGGGGAATGTGGCTGCGGCTGAAGATGAACACACCGCGACAGCAGCCATGCCACCACCAGACCTCTCTTCTGATGAAGAATTTGTTTATGACGAAGAAACTGCAGCTACACGCCTGAAGAAATCGGGCATGAAGCGGGTGGATAGTATCAGAAAAGCTTTTACAAAAGAAAACTTGCAGAAAACCAGGCAAAACTTTGGGAAGCGGATGAATCGGCTCAGTACCACGATCGTCCCTCTAGACCGGAGAGAGAAGATAAGGATTTCAGGAGAGAGGATCAAAAAGTCCATAGTCGATTCGAAACCATTTCATATGaatataaaaaagaaaaatgaaagaagTGGGGCGGAAGGACAAGAAGTTGCTGTCAAAGGTGTAGGAGAAAGTTCCAAAGGCGAGGTCATGGGTACAGAAGTAGCAACGGAAGTTGATGCACCTGGAGCTGCTGAAGTTGGTGAAGATAATCCGGATAGTCTCCCTGCGATGGTTACAAATGTTGCCAATACAGAAACGGTTGTAGTAACAATGGAAACAAAAAGTGAAGAGGCAGTACCTGCAGTGGCAGAGGTGAAGCAGAGTCCTGAGTTCAGTTAA